The following are encoded together in the Thermococcus sibiricus MM 739 genome:
- a CDS encoding GIY-YIG nuclease family protein, producing the protein MKGAYFLVVFLEKDQEIKTKAKKFVLKRGYYVYVGSAMNSLEGRILRHFRQKKRFHWHIDYLLDKARIIEAYLIPSNVKLEEDLSMTLDSQAVGVDGFGASDVSTKTNLYYFGNNPPGEILYTLLNSMGLKWKRIKNPQEIMEWRENDVENWKS; encoded by the coding sequence ATGAAGGGGGCGTATTTCTTGGTAGTCTTCTTGGAAAAGGATCAGGAGATAAAGACTAAAGCAAAGAAGTTCGTCTTGAAAAGAGGATATTATGTCTATGTAGGATCTGCCATGAATTCTCTTGAAGGGAGAATTTTGAGACATTTCAGACAAAAGAAAAGATTTCACTGGCATATAGATTATCTCCTCGATAAGGCTCGGATTATTGAGGCATACTTAATTCCAAGTAATGTAAAACTCGAAGAGGATCTTTCTATGACATTGGATTCTCAAGCAGTCGGAGTTGATGGTTTTGGAGCAAGTGATGTTTCTACAAAAACAAATTTATATTACTTTGGAAATAATCCGCCTGGTGAGATATTGTATACCCTCTTAAACTCAATGGGGCTTAAATGGAAAAGGATTAAAAACCCCCAAGAGATTATGGAGTGGAGGGAAAATGATGTTGAAAATTGGAAAAGTTGA
- a CDS encoding geranylgeranylglyceryl/heptaprenylglyceryl phosphate synthase: MLKIGKVESYIHEKLKEEKLHFVLLDPEDVSPRLASKLAKISEEVGVDAIMVGGSTGAEGEVLDGVVKAIKENSSLPVILFPGSHGGLSKYADAVFFMSLLNSRNPFFIAGAQALGAFRVKHYGIEPIPMAYLVVEPGETAGWVSDANLIPRHKPKIAAAYALAGQYMGMRLVYLEAGSGAPEHIPNEMIKVVKSAIDVPLIVGGGIRTYEDAKEVVQSGADIIVTGTAIEKAGSLEESKKRLESIINGVKEVSP, from the coding sequence ATGTTGAAAATTGGAAAAGTTGAATCATACATACATGAGAAGCTCAAAGAAGAAAAACTTCATTTCGTACTTCTCGATCCAGAGGACGTTTCACCTAGATTAGCTTCAAAACTTGCCAAAATAAGTGAGGAAGTAGGTGTTGATGCTATAATGGTGGGTGGGTCTACAGGTGCCGAAGGAGAAGTTCTTGATGGGGTTGTTAAGGCTATAAAAGAAAATTCAAGTTTGCCGGTGATACTCTTTCCAGGTTCTCATGGAGGCCTGAGCAAGTATGCTGATGCGGTATTTTTTATGAGTCTCCTAAACTCTCGTAATCCATTTTTTATCGCTGGTGCTCAAGCTCTTGGAGCCTTTAGGGTAAAACATTATGGAATTGAACCCATACCGATGGCATATCTTGTAGTTGAACCTGGGGAAACTGCTGGATGGGTAAGTGATGCAAACCTAATTCCAAGACACAAACCGAAGATAGCTGCTGCTTATGCTTTAGCTGGTCAGTATATGGGAATGAGGTTAGTTTATCTAGAAGCAGGAAGTGGAGCACCAGAGCACATCCCTAATGAGATGATTAAAGTTGTTAAAAGCGCTATTGATGTTCCGCTCATAGTGGGAGGAGGAATAAGAACATATGAAGATGCAAAAGAGGTTGTTCAAAGTGGGGCGGACATAATAGTGACTGGTACAGCAATAGAAAAGGCTGGTTCATTAGAAGAATCAAAGAAGCGCTTGGAAAGCATAATAAATGGAGTTAAAGAAGTTAGCCCTTGA
- a CDS encoding M55 family metallopeptidase, giving the protein MRAFISVDLEGMPFVVSLEHLVEKGTLYKEARKIATEITLTVVEALHNAGFGEIVIADSHGPMVNLLPEKLPEYTYLVRGYPRPMAMVVGAEKCDVALFLGYHAKAGTPYAIFDHTYSGANVGKLELNGIEVSEFLLNGYAVGHYDIPVILVGGDKKLLEEDVKRFTPWAERVTFKKAFSRYSAISPSLRRTKKDLENAVFKAVERYKNGGTKPLKLEYPVKVRLTYNNSGMADVGELLPDARRIDGKTIEFEAKDIIEAYKAFQLLVFAATGVTSILRR; this is encoded by the coding sequence ATGCGCGCCTTTATTTCTGTGGATTTGGAAGGTATGCCGTTTGTGGTGAGTTTGGAACATTTGGTTGAAAAAGGGACTCTCTACAAGGAGGCTAGGAAGATAGCAACCGAAATAACCTTAACTGTCGTAGAGGCATTACACAATGCAGGATTTGGTGAGATCGTAATAGCAGATAGCCACGGCCCGATGGTTAACCTTCTTCCAGAAAAACTTCCAGAGTATACTTATCTTGTTAGAGGGTATCCACGGCCAATGGCAATGGTCGTTGGAGCTGAGAAATGTGACGTTGCTCTGTTTTTGGGATACCACGCAAAAGCTGGGACTCCATACGCCATTTTCGATCACACTTACAGCGGTGCAAACGTTGGCAAGCTTGAGTTAAATGGAATCGAGGTCAGCGAGTTTCTCTTGAACGGTTATGCAGTGGGTCATTATGACATCCCGGTTATTTTAGTGGGTGGGGATAAAAAACTGCTTGAAGAGGATGTGAAAAGGTTTACTCCTTGGGCAGAGAGAGTAACATTTAAGAAAGCATTCTCTCGGTATTCTGCTATAAGTCCAAGCTTAAGGAGAACGAAGAAGGATCTCGAAAATGCAGTTTTCAAGGCCGTTGAAAGGTACAAAAATGGGGGAACAAAACCTTTAAAGCTTGAATATCCGGTAAAAGTGAGGCTCACCTACAACAACAGTGGCATGGCCGATGTTGGAGAACTCCTTCCAGATGCAAGGAGAATAGATGGAAAAACGATAGAATTTGAAGCGAAAGATATAATAGAGGCATACAAGGCATTTCAACTTCTTGTATTTGCTGCCACAGGGGTTACTTCAATACTCAGGCGTTAA
- a CDS encoding DEAD/DEAH box helicase: MYLRKDLIQPRVYQEVIYAKCKDKNSLVVLPTGLGKTLIAQLIADYRLSKYGGKVLMLAPTKPLALQHRESFLKLFNIPDERINTLTGEIPPEKRAEIWRKSVVITATPQTIENDLVVGRITLEDVVLLVFDEAHRAVGNYGYVYIAKEYMRQAKHPVILGLTASPGSDEAKIRSIVKNLFIEHIEVRNENSPDVRPYVQGIRFEWIKVELPEIYKEIRKLLRKMLRDSLKPLAEAGLIDDSSPDIPKKDVLKVGQVINAEMAKGNYEIGKLMLYQAKALKLHHAIELLETQGLSALRAYLKKLYEESKKGRAKSTKELIQDPRMKKAVALLVQAKELGLDHPKLDKLKELIRSQLKKKPSSKIIVFTNYRETAKKIVKELLEDHIKAVRFVGQASKENDKGLSQKKQKQVLNLFSQGEFNVLVATSVGEEGLDVPEVDLVIFYEPVPSAIRSIQRKGRTGRHKPGRVVILMAKGTRDEIYYWSSRHKEKQMISILEKVEDMVKKEKQASLLGFVKSKEKEKGKIKEIKEKIEEKVEVPKEEVYEKLPIKPIFVRRPHGIVIYVDSRELKSQVPKILKELGAHLEVKTLDIGDYIVSEDVVVERKAANDFIQSIIDGRLFDQARRLKEAYLKPIIIIEGELYGIRNIHPNAIRGALTALSVDWDIPVLFAKDAAEVANYIYLIAKREQEERKKEVAVRSEKKALTLADRQRLIVEGLPNVSAVLARRLLKHFGNVERVFTAKESELIQVEGIGEKIAKEIRRVITSPYEEEK; the protein is encoded by the coding sequence ATGTATTTGCGAAAGGACCTTATCCAACCAAGAGTTTATCAAGAGGTAATCTACGCAAAGTGCAAAGACAAAAACAGCCTAGTTGTTCTACCAACAGGGTTAGGAAAGACTTTAATAGCCCAGTTAATAGCAGATTATCGACTCTCAAAATATGGCGGAAAAGTATTGATGCTTGCTCCTACAAAGCCCCTAGCGCTCCAACATAGAGAGAGTTTTTTGAAGCTTTTTAACATCCCGGATGAGAGAATAAATACACTAACTGGTGAGATCCCACCCGAAAAAAGGGCTGAAATTTGGAGAAAGAGCGTTGTAATAACTGCAACGCCCCAAACAATAGAAAATGACCTTGTGGTGGGCAGAATAACCTTAGAAGACGTTGTTTTATTAGTATTCGATGAGGCCCACAGGGCAGTCGGGAACTATGGATATGTTTACATTGCCAAAGAGTATATGAGACAGGCAAAACACCCAGTTATCCTTGGCTTAACTGCTTCTCCTGGAAGTGACGAGGCTAAAATAAGATCTATTGTTAAAAATCTCTTCATTGAGCACATTGAGGTCAGAAATGAAAATTCTCCCGATGTACGGCCCTATGTCCAGGGAATAAGGTTTGAGTGGATTAAAGTTGAACTTCCTGAAATCTATAAAGAGATTAGAAAGCTTTTACGTAAAATGCTTAGAGATTCTTTAAAGCCTCTTGCTGAGGCAGGACTAATAGATGACTCCTCTCCAGATATCCCAAAAAAAGATGTCCTAAAAGTAGGACAAGTGATAAACGCTGAAATGGCCAAAGGGAACTACGAAATCGGAAAACTCATGCTCTACCAAGCAAAAGCATTAAAGCTTCACCATGCAATAGAACTCCTAGAAACCCAAGGACTTTCAGCACTAAGAGCTTATTTGAAAAAACTTTATGAAGAATCGAAGAAAGGAAGAGCGAAATCTACAAAGGAACTCATTCAAGACCCAAGAATGAAAAAGGCAGTAGCACTTCTAGTTCAGGCAAAAGAACTTGGTCTTGATCACCCAAAGCTCGATAAGCTAAAAGAGCTTATAAGATCCCAGTTAAAAAAGAAACCCTCTTCAAAAATAATAGTTTTTACCAATTATAGGGAAACTGCAAAGAAAATAGTGAAAGAACTCCTAGAAGATCACATAAAGGCCGTGAGATTTGTTGGTCAGGCAAGCAAAGAAAACGATAAAGGCCTAAGCCAGAAAAAGCAAAAACAGGTTTTAAACCTATTTTCCCAAGGAGAATTTAATGTTTTGGTAGCAACTAGCGTAGGTGAAGAAGGCCTTGATGTTCCCGAGGTAGACTTGGTAATCTTTTATGAGCCTGTACCATCTGCCATAAGAAGCATCCAAAGAAAAGGGAGAACAGGAAGACACAAACCTGGTAGAGTTGTCATTCTAATGGCCAAGGGTACGCGTGATGAGATTTACTACTGGAGTTCCCGCCATAAGGAAAAACAAATGATTTCCATTTTAGAGAAGGTGGAGGATATGGTTAAAAAAGAAAAACAAGCTTCTCTTCTCGGTTTTGTAAAGTCAAAGGAGAAAGAGAAAGGAAAAATCAAAGAGATTAAAGAAAAAATTGAAGAGAAAGTTGAAGTTCCAAAAGAGGAAGTTTATGAAAAGCTCCCCATAAAACCAATTTTTGTGAGAAGGCCTCATGGGATTGTAATTTATGTTGACTCGCGTGAGCTCAAAAGCCAAGTCCCCAAAATCCTGAAAGAACTTGGAGCACATTTAGAAGTTAAAACTCTCGACATTGGAGATTACATAGTGAGCGAGGATGTTGTCGTAGAGAGAAAAGCAGCAAACGACTTCATCCAGTCCATAATAGATGGAAGGCTCTTTGACCAGGCGAGACGCCTGAAAGAAGCATATTTGAAGCCAATAATCATTATTGAAGGAGAGCTTTATGGAATCAGAAATATCCACCCCAACGCAATTAGAGGGGCTTTGACCGCTTTAAGTGTGGATTGGGACATTCCAGTTTTATTCGCCAAAGATGCTGCCGAAGTTGCAAATTATATATACCTAATAGCCAAACGCGAACAGGAGGAGAGAAAGAAAGAAGTAGCCGTTAGGAGTGAGAAAAAGGCACTAACTCTAGCAGATAGGCAGCGTTTGATAGTGGAGGGTTTACCCAATGTTTCTGCAGTCCTTGCAAGAAGACTCCTAAAACATTTTGGAAATGTTGAACGAGTATTTACTGCAAAAGAGAGCGAATTGATACAGGTGGAAGGAATAGGAGAGAAAATAGCAAAAGAAATACGAAGAGTTATCACCTCACCCTACGAAGAAGAAAAATAG
- a CDS encoding DUF134 domain-containing protein, whose protein sequence is MPRGMGWGRGRRRKMRFIGFIPEVRHFYPAKPPFGPPQPPIFMSYEEFEALRLVDYEGLTQEEAGQRMGVSRGTVWRALTSARKKVAQMLVEGRELIILAQGNEIPKDSSSEEPGVSNNGEG, encoded by the coding sequence ATGCCACGTGGAATGGGATGGGGGAGAGGGAGAAGACGAAAAATGCGTTTTATAGGATTTATCCCCGAGGTTAGGCATTTTTATCCAGCTAAGCCACCATTTGGCCCGCCTCAACCCCCCATTTTCATGAGTTATGAAGAGTTTGAAGCATTAAGGCTGGTTGATTATGAGGGCCTGACTCAAGAGGAAGCTGGCCAGAGAATGGGTGTCTCAAGAGGAACAGTGTGGAGAGCATTAACATCAGCGAGGAAAAAAGTTGCTCAAATGCTTGTTGAAGGGAGGGAGCTCATAATCCTTGCTCAAGGGAATGAAATTCCTAAGGATAGTTCATCTGAGGAGCCAGGGGTTTCCAATAATGGAGAAGGATAG
- a CDS encoding Fe-S oxidoreductase, with the protein MEEDILSITAVCPMREDALKELLKKANVDWATVETLIEEGKLIELEYGEKRFYMRKLKSRELL; encoded by the coding sequence ATGGAAGAGGACATACTGAGTATTACTGCGGTTTGTCCAATGCGTGAAGATGCTTTAAAAGAACTCTTGAAAAAAGCGAATGTTGATTGGGCCACTGTGGAAACGCTTATAGAGGAAGGAAAGTTGATAGAACTTGAATATGGTGAAAAGAGGTTTTATATGAGAAAACTAAAAAGCAGAGAATTACTTTAA
- a CDS encoding nucleotide-binding protein — MQIAIASGKGGVGKSSVAAALIYLLKDDYPLIAVDADADAPNLDLLFGVERWEEEKELVGAKVAKINSETCIKCGICAERCPYDCIKILDENYVVNELTCEGCGVCRLVCPVNGVITLEEVRSGVIRKTTTKYGFPLISAQLDVGRPNSGKLVTEEKEWAKRIMKEKGIEHMIVDSAAGIGCQVIASLGGADVAILVAEPTPASLNDVKRVYRVVQHFREPAYLIINKLDLNPGFKGLYEFAKEEDIPIIGEIPYDRTIPRSMTMLKPVVEAFPESKSSKALKGIAEVVKEQILK, encoded by the coding sequence ATGCAAATCGCAATAGCAAGTGGAAAAGGTGGCGTTGGAAAATCAAGCGTAGCTGCAGCGCTCATATACCTACTCAAAGATGATTATCCTTTAATAGCGGTTGACGCTGATGCCGATGCGCCAAACCTTGACCTTCTCTTCGGTGTTGAGAGATGGGAAGAAGAAAAAGAACTCGTAGGTGCAAAAGTCGCAAAAATAAACAGTGAAACATGCATAAAGTGTGGCATATGTGCCGAGAGATGCCCCTATGACTGCATAAAGATTCTTGACGAAAACTATGTAGTTAACGAGCTAACATGTGAAGGCTGTGGAGTTTGCAGACTCGTGTGCCCTGTAAATGGGGTAATCACCTTGGAAGAAGTTCGTTCCGGCGTGATCAGAAAAACAACTACTAAATACGGCTTTCCCTTGATCTCAGCACAGCTTGACGTAGGGAGACCAAACAGCGGAAAGCTTGTTACAGAAGAAAAAGAGTGGGCCAAAAGAATCATGAAAGAGAAAGGAATAGAGCACATGATAGTTGATTCAGCTGCTGGCATTGGATGTCAAGTTATAGCAAGCCTTGGTGGTGCAGATGTGGCAATCCTCGTTGCAGAACCGACTCCAGCTTCCCTAAACGATGTAAAGAGGGTTTACAGAGTTGTCCAACACTTTAGAGAGCCTGCCTATTTAATTATCAATAAATTAGACTTGAACCCAGGATTCAAAGGCCTATATGAATTTGCAAAGGAGGAAGACATACCAATAATCGGCGAAATACCCTACGACAGAACAATTCCAAGGAGTATGACAATGCTTAAACCTGTAGTAGAGGCATTCCCAGAGTCAAAATCCTCAAAAGCCCTCAAAGGGATTGCAGAAGTTGTCAAAGAGCAGATTTTAAAGTAA
- a CDS encoding P-loop NTPase, whose translation MQIAVSGGKGGTGKSTVAINLAIALQDYFNLTLADLDVEAPNDHLLLGIELQNEEPVKMFMPSFDYSKCTKCKKCAEVCEEKAIITMKDGTPFLIPTLCSGCRACEIICPVTGAILESQKLMGHTYLTETPYGFPLVTGKLLEGEERAMPIVTMAKKRAKSLDRRLLLVDTAAGTSNTVSKALEDSKLLIAVTEPTPLGLHDLTLILELGRLMNIEAWVVINRSDLGEKKRVKEIAQKYNAEIVAEIPYSEDIVRSYIKGEPIILSESKEARIFKELAERVVNYLR comes from the coding sequence ATGCAGATAGCCGTGAGCGGGGGTAAAGGTGGAACCGGAAAATCAACGGTAGCAATCAACCTTGCAATAGCCTTACAGGATTATTTCAACTTAACTTTGGCAGATTTGGACGTTGAGGCGCCAAATGATCACCTCCTTCTTGGAATTGAATTACAAAACGAGGAACCAGTGAAGATGTTCATGCCCAGCTTTGACTATTCAAAGTGCACCAAGTGCAAAAAATGTGCAGAGGTTTGTGAAGAAAAGGCAATAATCACAATGAAGGATGGAACACCTTTTCTAATACCCACTCTGTGCTCTGGATGCAGGGCTTGTGAGATAATTTGCCCTGTTACAGGGGCAATATTGGAGAGCCAAAAACTCATGGGACATACATATCTTACTGAGACTCCTTACGGGTTTCCTTTAGTTACTGGAAAACTGTTAGAAGGAGAAGAAAGAGCCATGCCTATTGTAACCATGGCAAAAAAGAGAGCAAAATCCCTTGACAGGAGACTCCTGCTTGTAGACACTGCCGCTGGTACAAGCAATACCGTCTCGAAAGCATTAGAAGATTCAAAGCTCCTCATAGCGGTTACTGAACCGACTCCATTGGGCCTCCATGACTTAACCCTCATCCTAGAGCTTGGTAGGCTCATGAACATAGAAGCTTGGGTTGTGATTAACAGAAGTGATCTTGGAGAAAAGAAGAGAGTGAAGGAGATAGCACAAAAATACAATGCCGAGATAGTTGCGGAAATTCCTTACAGCGAAGATATCGTCAGAAGCTACATTAAAGGAGAGCCAATAATTTTAAGTGAGAGTAAAGAAGCGAGAATTTTCAAGGAGCTTGCCGAAAGAGTAGTCAATTATTTGAGGTGA